A window from Streptomyces sp. NBC_00335 encodes these proteins:
- a CDS encoding amino acid deaminase/aldolase, with the protein MNSPAADRARYDRATAHLDAPLALVDLDAFDANADDLVRRAGGKPVRVASKSVRCRALLERVLARPGFAGIMSYTLAESIWLARSGFEDVLLAYPSADRAGFAELAADPKLAAAVTVMVDDLAQLELVDRARDGGGQEIRVCLELDTALHLFGGRVRVGARRSPLREPAQLAELARAVSARPGFRVVGLMGYEGHVAGVGDALLGRPLRSRAIRLMQGAARKELAARRGEAVRAVRAVVPDLEFVNGGGTGSVQQTAAEDAVTEIAAGSGLYVPRLFDNYTSFSGRPAALFAQPVVRRPGVGVVTVLGGGYPASGAPGADRLPVPYLPEGLRYDAQEGAGEVQTPLLGSPADDLLIGDRVWFRHAKAGELCERFDTLHLVQGDRVTATAPTYRGEGRTFL; encoded by the coding sequence ATGAACTCCCCCGCCGCCGACCGGGCCCGTTACGACCGGGCCACCGCCCATCTCGACGCTCCGCTCGCCCTCGTGGATCTCGACGCGTTCGACGCCAACGCCGACGATCTCGTGCGCCGAGCCGGCGGGAAGCCGGTCCGGGTGGCGAGCAAGTCCGTACGGTGCCGGGCGCTGCTCGAACGGGTCCTGGCGCGGCCCGGGTTCGCCGGGATCATGTCCTACACCCTCGCCGAGTCGATCTGGCTGGCCCGCTCGGGCTTCGAGGACGTGCTGCTCGCCTACCCGTCCGCCGACCGGGCCGGCTTCGCCGAACTCGCCGCCGACCCGAAGCTGGCCGCCGCCGTCACCGTGATGGTCGACGACCTCGCGCAACTGGAACTCGTGGACCGGGCCCGCGACGGCGGCGGCCAGGAGATCCGGGTCTGCCTGGAACTGGACACCGCCCTGCACCTCTTCGGCGGCAGGGTGCGCGTCGGCGCCCGCCGCTCCCCGCTGCGCGAGCCCGCGCAGCTCGCCGAGCTGGCCCGCGCGGTGAGCGCCCGGCCCGGCTTCCGGGTGGTCGGGCTGATGGGCTACGAGGGCCACGTGGCCGGGGTCGGGGACGCCCTCTTGGGGCGTCCGCTGAGGTCGCGCGCCATCCGGCTGATGCAGGGCGCGGCCCGCAAGGAGCTGGCCGCCCGCCGCGGCGAGGCCGTACGGGCCGTGCGCGCGGTGGTCCCGGACCTGGAGTTCGTCAACGGCGGCGGCACCGGCAGCGTCCAGCAGACCGCCGCCGAGGACGCGGTCACCGAGATCGCCGCCGGGTCGGGGCTGTACGTACCGCGGCTGTTCGACAACTACACCTCGTTCAGCGGCCGCCCGGCGGCGCTCTTCGCCCAGCCGGTGGTCCGCCGGCCCGGGGTCGGGGTGGTCACGGTGCTCGGCGGCGGCTACCCGGCCTCCGGCGCGCCCGGCGCGGACCGGCTGCCGGTTCCGTACCTCCCCGAGGGACTGCGCTACGACGCGCAGGAGGGGGCCGGCGAGGTGCAGACCCCGCTGCTCGGCAGCCCGGCCGACGATCTGCTGATCGGCGACCGGGTCTGGTTCCGGCACGCGAAGGCCGGTGAACTGTGCGAGCGCTTCGACACGCTGCACCTGGTCCAGGGCGACCGGGTGACGGCCACCGCCCCGACCTACCGGGGCGAGGGCCGCACCTTCCTCTAG